TGGAACAAGGTGATGAACCTCGATCGCTTCGATCTCGCCTAACCTCAGCGTGTGAAGACGATGGTCATTGGACGATCTCAGGTTAAGGCGGTACAGACTTGTAGAAACATAGCGCTGATGCCCAACTGAGAGATCGATCGTCTCACGATCTCAGGTTAAGGCGGTACAGACTTGTAGAAACCCTTGACGCGGGTAGAAACTAGTCATAGAGATGAGGGCGGTGTTTCAACTATCTTGAAACACCGCCTTAGCTTTAGCTACGAAGTACACCACTGCGGATCACTGGAATCAAGAAGGTTGCACTAAAGACTGTATTTGAAACAGCATTAAGCCAGAAACCTGTAGCGATCGACAAACCGCTATCGATCACGTACCAAATAACGATCGATGCCGTCATCCCAAGCCAAATCCGTTGACTGACCTGCTTTTCAAGCTGATTTGCCACTTGAACCACTGCCATCACCGTCAAACTCCAACCTATCGTCACGGCTCCCAGGACTGCAAGGCTAAAGCGCATATAGGGGTCGAGATCAAGTTCTCCCGGACCGTTCAGCACGTCAAACAAGATACGCACTGGAGCGCTTGTGGCTTCAAAACCACCTCCGGCAAGAATCATTCCAAATAAGCCTGCCGCTACACACCATCCTGTCATCCAGGCTAAATTGAGTGGCTTTGTTGCTGGAAGCATCTGAGTCATAGTTCTTCCTCCTTAAAACTCCTGTAATCTATAAATACGAGAATTACCTCGCATTCATAAAATACGAGAACTACCTCGCGTTTGTCAACCCACAATTTGAACGAATGACCGACAGCCCCCAATCCACTCCAATCTGGCGCGTTCCTCAACAAGCCCGTAGCTGGGAACGCTTCCATCGCATTCTCGACGCAGCGGCTGAGTTGTTTACCGAGATCGGCTATGAATCCGTCACAACTGACGAAATTGCGGCAAGAGCCAATACCTCTGTTGGCGGGCTATATCGATTCTTTCCGGACAAACTCGCTGTTTTTCATGCGTTGCTCGATCGCTATCTCACCCAATTGAGAGAACTATCGGCAGCGCTCCACACAGAAGAAGCGATGCAGGTCACGCTCGATGTGTATGTGAATCAATTAGTGGATGCCTTTGATCAGTTTGTCAGTGCCAATCCTGGGTTCCGTACCGTGTTTGTTCAGTCTCGCTTGATTCCGACCACGATCGCAATGAGTGCAGCCTTCTATCAAGAGCTTGCACAACAGTTCACGGTTTATTTTGCGGTTCGTAATCCGACTTTAGAGCCAAGTCATCGAGAGCTAATTGCGACTATCAGTGTTGAAGTTGCCTGTACGCTAGATATCCTCGCTGTATCGCGCGATAGCACCTTTCAACACCAAGTCCTGATAGAAACTAAGAAGTTACTCATTGCTTATTTAGGACAGTATTTTCCAGATCGCTCTTGATGCTAGTTTTCGTTGCAAAAAGCTCCACACTTCTCCAGTTCTTGTACGATCGCAACCGCATTCGCGACCCCATCTTCGGCTTGGATTTTTGCTCCGAGTTCGGTAGCACGTTGACGCATTGCTCGATCACTTACAGCCTGATGAATGGCTTCTGCCAATCTTTCAGCCGTGAGTTTTTTACGGGGAATCGGGGCTGTCCCGACTCCTAATTCTGCAACGCGCTGCCCCCAAAAGGGCTGATCGCCAAAGAAGGGAATCACAACGATCGGAATTCCTGCTCTAAGTCCAACAGCGGTCGTTCCTGCACCCCCATGATGCACCACTGCTGCAACACGAGGAAAGAGCCAAGA
This sequence is a window from Leptolyngbya sp. NIES-2104. Protein-coding genes within it:
- a CDS encoding TetR/AcrR family transcriptional regulator, producing the protein MTDSPQSTPIWRVPQQARSWERFHRILDAAAELFTEIGYESVTTDEIAARANTSVGGLYRFFPDKLAVFHALLDRYLTQLRELSAALHTEEAMQVTLDVYVNQLVDAFDQFVSANPGFRTVFVQSRLIPTTIAMSAAFYQELAQQFTVYFAVRNPTLEPSHRELIATISVEVACTLDILAVSRDSTFQHQVLIETKKLLIAYLGQYFPDRS